A region of Chitinophaga horti DNA encodes the following proteins:
- a CDS encoding EVE domain-containing protein encodes MNYWLVKSEPFKYSWDQFVKDGQTFWDGVRNYQARNNLKAMKKGDQVLFYHSNEGLAVVGIAKVAKEHYQDPTTDDANWVVVDLKPVKAIKTPVTLAQMKIEKRLANLSLIRQGRLSVCNVTEEEFNTILEMGGM; translated from the coding sequence ATGAATTATTGGCTCGTTAAGTCAGAACCATTTAAATACTCCTGGGACCAGTTCGTAAAAGACGGCCAGACCTTTTGGGACGGCGTACGTAACTACCAGGCGCGCAACAACCTGAAAGCCATGAAAAAAGGCGACCAGGTACTATTTTATCACAGCAACGAAGGTCTTGCCGTAGTGGGCATCGCCAAGGTAGCGAAAGAACATTACCAGGACCCTACTACCGACGATGCCAATTGGGTAGTGGTTGACCTGAAGCCTGTGAAGGCCATCAAAACGCCGGTAACGCTGGCGCAGATGAAGATAGAAAAACGCCTCGCCAACCTGTCGCTGATCCGCCAGGGAAGGTTATCGGTTTGTAATGTCACCGAAGAGGAGTTTAATACCATCCTGGAGATGGGCGGTATGTAA
- a CDS encoding tetratricopeptide repeat protein, with protein sequence MKKLMLSFLFCSAAASVMAQRAKVSSAEESLSKKEYDKAKADIEAALQHDKTKDDAKTFFVKGKIYEALATEKKSLADALTAYDAYKTAIDKNAKLPEMLLEINGRMFNVYATVGNAGYAGLNDQKWDSAFVNFQKAVEISNYYNSKGLSGSIPTDTAMVFYTGYAAQQAGKKEEAFTYLKKAVDLKFEKEPALYVLLAQLYEEKADNANWLKTIEDAKKTFPGDKRFNDMEMIYYSKTGKTSELLDMLEKKVAANPTDFAATLDYAIRVDNVANPRGDNGADLPKPANYDELMNKAEGAYKKALEINPEDATANFQLGALYFNRAVVFNKELNALDSKSQTGPKAKELQGKMETLMGQSLPFFEKADASFTAKGANLEPGDRETYYNCLTALSKIYAIKNMNDKVEATKKKLKALE encoded by the coding sequence ATGAAAAAACTTATGTTGTCTTTTCTCTTTTGCTCTGCAGCCGCGTCCGTAATGGCGCAAAGGGCAAAAGTGAGCAGCGCAGAAGAAAGTTTATCTAAGAAGGAATACGACAAAGCGAAAGCAGACATTGAAGCCGCACTTCAGCACGATAAAACTAAAGATGATGCGAAAACCTTTTTCGTAAAAGGTAAGATTTATGAAGCGCTCGCCACTGAGAAGAAAAGCCTCGCAGATGCATTAACGGCTTACGACGCGTACAAAACCGCGATCGATAAGAATGCTAAATTGCCTGAGATGCTGCTCGAGATCAACGGCCGCATGTTTAACGTGTACGCTACTGTAGGTAACGCTGGTTACGCCGGCCTTAACGACCAGAAGTGGGATTCCGCTTTCGTCAACTTCCAGAAAGCTGTCGAAATTTCAAACTACTATAACTCAAAAGGTTTAAGTGGCAGCATCCCTACAGATACTGCAATGGTGTTTTACACTGGTTACGCGGCCCAACAAGCCGGTAAAAAGGAAGAAGCCTTCACTTACCTGAAGAAAGCGGTAGACCTGAAATTTGAGAAAGAACCAGCACTTTACGTATTGCTCGCTCAACTGTATGAAGAGAAAGCAGACAACGCTAACTGGCTGAAAACAATCGAAGACGCGAAGAAAACCTTCCCAGGTGACAAACGTTTTAACGATATGGAGATGATTTACTACTCTAAAACCGGTAAAACATCTGAACTGCTGGATATGCTGGAAAAGAAAGTAGCTGCTAATCCTACCGATTTCGCTGCTACCCTCGACTACGCTATTCGCGTAGATAACGTGGCCAACCCTCGCGGCGACAACGGTGCTGACCTGCCTAAACCAGCTAATTACGATGAGCTGATGAACAAAGCAGAAGGCGCTTATAAAAAGGCACTGGAAATCAATCCGGAAGACGCTACCGCTAACTTCCAGCTGGGTGCATTGTACTTCAACCGTGCAGTTGTTTTCAACAAAGAACTGAACGCGCTGGACAGCAAATCACAGACTGGCCCTAAAGCAAAAGAACTGCAAGGTAAAATGGAAACGCTGATGGGTCAATCCCTGCCTTTCTTCGAAAAAGCCGATGCTTCTTTTACTGCTAAAGGTGCTAACCTGGAGCCAGGCGATAGGGAAACCTACTACAACTGCCTGACTGCATTGTCGAAGATCTACGCTATCAAAAACATGAACGATAAAGTAGAAGCGACCAAGAAAAAACTGAAAGCGCTGGAATAA
- a CDS encoding NAD(P)-dependent oxidoreductase, producing MKIALIGATGFVGTQVLNELLNRGHEVTAVARNTSKLEAKSNLTVRQADIFDIDATASVLAGNDLVLSAYNPGWTNPNIEQEFIKGSEAIQAATKKAGVKRFIVVGGAGSLYVGDQQLIDTPNFPKEYYNGANGARKYLDILKGESTLDWTFFSPAIEMHQGITTGRTGKYRTGTENPVFDENGRSILSVEDLAIVLADEVEQPKFIKARFTAAY from the coding sequence ATGAAAATCGCATTAATAGGAGCAACTGGTTTTGTGGGCACACAAGTATTGAACGAATTACTTAACAGGGGCCACGAAGTAACCGCTGTCGCCCGTAACACCTCCAAACTCGAAGCTAAATCTAACCTCACTGTAAGACAGGCAGATATCTTCGATATAGATGCTACTGCATCCGTACTTGCCGGCAACGATCTCGTACTGAGCGCCTACAATCCCGGCTGGACGAATCCAAATATTGAGCAGGAGTTCATTAAAGGTTCCGAAGCGATACAGGCGGCTACTAAAAAGGCGGGCGTAAAGCGTTTCATCGTAGTAGGCGGCGCTGGCAGCCTGTACGTAGGCGATCAACAGCTGATCGACACACCCAACTTCCCGAAGGAATACTATAACGGCGCCAACGGTGCGCGCAAGTACCTCGATATCCTGAAAGGCGAATCAACCCTGGACTGGACGTTCTTTAGTCCGGCTATTGAAATGCACCAGGGCATTACCACTGGCAGAACGGGTAAATACCGCACAGGTACCGAAAATCCGGTGTTCGATGAAAACGGTCGTAGTATTTTGTCGGTAGAAGACCTGGCAATCGTACTGGCAGACGAAGTTGAGCAGCCCAAATTCATTAAAGCGCGCTTTACTGCAGCCTACTAA
- a CDS encoding aldo/keto reductase gives MVKKKLGNTELSFAPLAFGGNVFGWTADEQRSFELLDAFTASGFTFIDTADVYSYWAPGAKGGESETIIGNWLKQRGNRDKVIIATKVGSKPGPGPKDLSRKYIIEKVEESLQRLQTDYIDLYQSHYDDISTPVEETLEAYAELVKAGKVRYIGASNMTPERLLQSLQASQEHGYPRYESLQPQYNLYEREGFEKAFEPLCQQYGLSVIPYYSLASGFLTGKYRTEQDLNKSVRGQGLKKYLDDRGLRILEALDSVAAQYSASPAQIALAWLNAKTTIAAPIASATSVEQLEELTKAADIRLDDLAVQQLDEASSYNKNEDITIGA, from the coding sequence ATGGTAAAGAAAAAATTGGGAAATACGGAGCTGTCCTTCGCACCCCTGGCCTTTGGTGGCAATGTGTTCGGCTGGACGGCCGACGAGCAGCGCTCTTTTGAGCTATTGGACGCGTTTACGGCGAGCGGATTTACTTTTATAGATACAGCGGATGTGTATTCGTACTGGGCGCCGGGCGCCAAAGGCGGCGAGTCTGAAACGATCATCGGCAACTGGTTAAAGCAGCGCGGCAATCGCGATAAAGTGATCATCGCCACCAAGGTCGGCTCCAAACCAGGCCCCGGACCAAAAGATCTGTCCAGGAAATACATTATAGAAAAGGTGGAAGAGTCATTGCAACGCCTGCAAACCGACTATATCGACCTGTACCAGTCGCATTACGACGATATCAGCACGCCGGTGGAAGAAACGTTGGAAGCCTACGCCGAGCTCGTAAAAGCCGGTAAAGTGCGTTACATCGGCGCGTCCAACATGACGCCGGAGCGACTGTTGCAATCATTACAGGCCAGCCAGGAGCATGGTTATCCGCGTTACGAAAGCCTGCAGCCACAGTACAATCTGTACGAACGGGAAGGCTTCGAAAAGGCATTCGAGCCGCTTTGTCAGCAGTACGGCCTGAGCGTAATCCCTTACTATTCTCTTGCCAGCGGATTCCTCACGGGTAAATATCGCACGGAGCAAGACTTAAATAAAAGTGTTCGCGGACAGGGTTTAAAGAAATACCTCGATGATCGCGGACTGCGCATCCTGGAGGCGTTGGATTCGGTAGCTGCTCAGTACAGCGCCTCGCCAGCACAAATTGCGCTTGCCTGGCTCAATGCGAAAACGACCATTGCCGCGCCCATCGCCAGCGCTACTTCTGTAGAGCAACTTGAAGAACTGACCAAAGCAGCAGACATTCGTCTGGATGATCTCGCCGTACAGCAGTTGGATGAAGCGAGCAGCTACAACAAAAATGAAGATATCACTATAGGTGCTTAA
- a CDS encoding SIR2 family NAD-dependent protein deacylase, producing the protein MKPVLVVLTGAGISAESGLRTFRDSDGLWEGYDIYEVASPIGWNKNPQLVLDFYNMRRRDVCNAQPNAAHFGLAQLEEVFDVRIITQNIDDLHERAGSTNVLHLHGEICKMRSIHDEDTIYPYTDDIRLGDLAPDGGQYRPHIVWFGEAVPMIERAAAEVAKADMFVVIGTSLNVYPAAGLVDFAGDHVPKFVIDKKAPEVHGLPNVQVIEKPATEGVQELITLLTQ; encoded by the coding sequence ATGAAACCCGTACTCGTAGTTTTAACAGGAGCTGGAATCAGCGCTGAAAGCGGCCTCCGCACGTTTCGTGATAGCGATGGCCTGTGGGAAGGATATGATATTTACGAAGTGGCATCGCCCATCGGCTGGAATAAAAATCCGCAGCTCGTGCTGGACTTTTACAACATGCGCCGCCGCGATGTTTGCAATGCGCAACCGAATGCCGCCCACTTCGGGTTAGCACAACTGGAAGAAGTATTCGACGTACGCATCATCACACAAAACATAGACGACCTGCACGAACGCGCCGGCTCTACCAATGTTTTGCACTTACATGGCGAGATCTGTAAAATGAGAAGTATTCATGACGAGGATACCATTTACCCATACACCGACGATATTCGTCTCGGCGACCTGGCACCGGACGGTGGACAGTACCGCCCGCACATCGTGTGGTTTGGCGAGGCAGTGCCCATGATCGAACGGGCGGCTGCCGAAGTAGCGAAAGCCGATATGTTCGTGGTGATCGGCACCTCGCTTAACGTATATCCGGCAGCGGGACTGGTTGACTTTGCCGGCGACCATGTACCAAAGTTCGTGATCGACAAAAAAGCGCCGGAGGTACATGGTTTGCCCAATGTGCAGGTGATCGAAAAGCCGGCGACAGAAGGGGTACAGGAACTGATTACATTGCTTACACAATAA
- the gyrA gene encoding DNA gyrase subunit A yields the protein MIENTENPQEGRIVQINIEEQMKTAYIDYSMSVIVGRALPDVRDGLKPVHRRVLFGMNELGNNSNKPYKKSARIVGEVMGKFHPHGDASIYDTIVRLAQPWSMRYMMVDGQGNFGSVDGDMPAAMRYTEIRLRKIAEAMLEDIDKETVDFTLNFDDTLEEPTVLPTRVPNLLINGASGIAVGMATNIMPHNLSEVVDGCIAYIDNREITIEELIKHVKAPDFPTGGIIYGFDGVKQGFETGRGRVVVRGKITSETTKAGRERLVIYELPYQINKAVLHQKIAQLVNDKIIEGISDVRDESDREGMRLVIDLKREAIPNVIINQLYKYSELQTSYGINNVALSKGRPRVFNLKDMISEFIEFRHEVVVRRTQYELREAEKKAHILAGYLIALDHLDEVIALIRNSATPDIAKEGLMSNFGLTEIQSKAILELRLQRLTGMERDKIREEYEEIMKLINYLKEILGDEGLRFKIIKEELEDVKKRFGDERKTEIQYLASEMRIEDIIAEEDVVITISHLGYIKRTSAYDYRQQKRGGRGAIGGKTRDEDYIEHLFVASTHHTMLFFTEKGRCYWLKVYEIPEGEKSGKGRAIQNLITLPSDDKIRTIIDIKDLQDKDFINSHYIMLCTKNGIIKKTLLEEFSRPRQNGVNAITINEGDQLLEAKLTDGNSEMMMAIRSGRAIRFNENTVRETGRGAIGVRGIEVDNEKDEVVGMICVNKEDETRTVLVVSEKGFGKRTEIEEYRVTNRGGKGVKTISVTEKTGSLIAILDVTEKDDLMITCKSGITIRMAVADIREAGRATQGVRLIRLDETDEIAAVARIDEQEEQPEDLLEGEEGIETEAVEGEATEEGTAAAEGEEAPAPTEE from the coding sequence ATGATAGAAAATACGGAAAATCCACAGGAAGGTAGAATTGTTCAGATCAACATTGAGGAACAAATGAAAACGGCCTACATCGACTACTCCATGTCGGTGATCGTAGGCCGCGCATTGCCCGATGTACGGGACGGCCTGAAGCCCGTTCACCGCCGCGTACTATTCGGCATGAACGAGCTGGGGAACAACAGTAACAAACCTTATAAGAAATCCGCGCGTATCGTGGGTGAGGTAATGGGTAAATTCCACCCTCACGGCGATGCGTCTATCTATGATACGATCGTACGTCTGGCCCAGCCCTGGAGCATGCGTTACATGATGGTCGACGGCCAGGGTAACTTCGGTTCTGTGGATGGCGACATGCCGGCGGCTATGCGTTATACGGAGATCCGTTTGCGCAAGATCGCAGAAGCAATGCTGGAAGACATCGATAAAGAAACCGTTGACTTCACCCTCAACTTCGACGACACCCTGGAAGAGCCGACGGTGTTGCCCACACGTGTTCCAAACCTGCTGATCAACGGTGCTTCCGGTATCGCGGTAGGTATGGCAACCAACATCATGCCTCACAACCTGTCGGAAGTGGTGGACGGCTGTATCGCTTACATCGACAACCGTGAGATCACCATCGAAGAACTGATCAAACACGTTAAAGCGCCCGACTTCCCGACCGGCGGTATCATTTACGGCTTCGACGGCGTTAAACAAGGCTTTGAAACCGGCCGTGGCAGGGTAGTGGTGAGAGGTAAAATCACTTCTGAAACGACCAAAGCGGGTCGCGAGAGACTGGTGATTTACGAATTGCCTTACCAGATCAACAAAGCAGTATTACACCAGAAGATCGCTCAACTGGTGAACGATAAGATCATCGAAGGCATTTCCGACGTGCGCGACGAATCTGACCGCGAAGGTATGCGCCTCGTGATCGACCTGAAACGTGAGGCTATCCCGAACGTGATCATCAACCAACTGTACAAATACTCGGAACTGCAAACATCTTACGGTATTAACAACGTAGCCCTGTCGAAAGGCCGTCCGCGTGTGTTTAACCTGAAAGACATGATCTCCGAGTTCATCGAGTTCCGTCACGAAGTTGTAGTAAGAAGGACCCAGTACGAACTGCGCGAAGCCGAGAAAAAGGCGCACATACTCGCCGGTTACCTCATCGCACTGGATCACCTGGACGAAGTGATCGCCCTCATCCGCAACTCGGCTACTCCGGATATCGCGAAAGAAGGTTTGATGAGCAACTTCGGTTTGACCGAAATACAGTCTAAAGCCATCCTGGAACTGCGTCTCCAGCGTTTAACAGGCATGGAACGCGACAAGATCCGTGAAGAATACGAAGAGATCATGAAACTGATCAACTACCTGAAAGAGATCCTGGGTGATGAAGGACTGCGTTTCAAAATCATCAAGGAAGAACTGGAAGATGTGAAGAAAAGGTTTGGTGACGAGCGTAAAACCGAGATCCAGTACCTGGCGAGCGAAATGCGTATCGAAGACATTATCGCTGAAGAAGATGTGGTGATCACCATCTCTCACCTGGGTTATATCAAACGTACTTCTGCTTACGACTACCGCCAGCAGAAACGCGGTGGCCGTGGCGCTATCGGCGGCAAAACCCGCGACGAGGATTATATCGAACACCTGTTCGTAGCCTCTACGCACCACACTATGCTTTTCTTTACCGAAAAAGGCCGTTGTTACTGGCTGAAGGTATACGAGATCCCAGAGGGCGAAAAATCCGGTAAGGGCCGCGCGATCCAGAACCTGATCACCCTGCCTTCCGACGATAAGATCCGTACGATCATCGACATCAAGGATCTGCAGGATAAAGACTTCATTAACAGTCACTATATCATGCTCTGTACCAAAAACGGTATCATTAAAAAGACCCTTTTGGAAGAGTTTTCGCGTCCGCGCCAGAACGGCGTAAACGCCATTACCATCAACGAAGGCGACCAGCTGCTGGAAGCTAAACTCACCGACGGAAACAGTGAAATGATGATGGCCATCCGCAGTGGCCGCGCCATCCGCTTTAATGAAAATACCGTTCGTGAAACTGGTCGTGGTGCGATCGGGGTGCGTGGTATTGAGGTAGACAACGAGAAGGACGAAGTTGTTGGTATGATTTGTGTTAATAAGGAGGACGAAACGCGCACGGTGCTGGTTGTATCCGAAAAAGGCTTCGGTAAACGTACCGAGATCGAAGAGTATCGTGTTACGAACCGTGGTGGTAAAGGTGTTAAGACCATCAGCGTTACGGAGAAGACAGGCAGCCTGATCGCCATCCTGGACGTAACGGAAAAAGATGACCTGATGATCACTTGTAAATCTGGCATCACCATCCGTATGGCAGTGGCGGACATCCGCGAAGCGGGTCGTGCTACGCAGGGCGTTCGTTTGATCCGTCTCGACGAAACAGACGAAATTGCAGCTGTAGCAAGGATCGACGAGCAGGAAGAACAACCGGAAGACTTACTGGAGGGCGAAGAAGGTATCGAAACAGAAGCTGTAGAAGGCGAAGCTACAGAAGAAGGTACTGCAGCCGCTGAAGGAGAAGAAGCCCCGGCGCCAACAGAGGAATAG
- a CDS encoding saccharopine dehydrogenase C-terminal domain-containing protein, whose translation MKQILLFGAGKSATVLIDYLLSNAPRQKWHVTVADHDLMLIKSKIGKSYYATPAAIDITSDAARQPLIAEADLVLSLLPPALHIVVARDCLKLGKNLITASYIDPEIRQLAPDIEKAGLLFMYEMGLDPGIDHMSAMKLIHSIEKKGGQIYAFKSYCGGLVSPESNDNPWQYKVSWNPRNIVLAGSSGAIYREKGKIKDIPYETLFDQAKTVMVPGIGKLAFYPNRDSLNYVEVYQLENIPTFMRATLRYPDFIEGWSAIVKLGLTAEGGPFNTDNMTYFKWAAQKVTLDKHLSNEENIAGFLGVSSKSKLIRQLKFLGILNGEMINLGEQTNVSLLQHILETKLRMEPADKDMIVMLHEIEFERRNMATRLHSYMIAQGEDNLRTAMAKTVGLPMGILAKLMLSDKVELTGLHIPVMPEIYNPVLRELEDYDIRFEESFE comes from the coding sequence ATGAAGCAAATTCTATTGTTTGGAGCCGGGAAGTCAGCCACTGTATTGATTGATTACCTGCTATCAAACGCTCCACGTCAGAAATGGCATGTGACAGTAGCGGACCATGACTTAATGTTGATCAAATCGAAGATCGGAAAATCGTATTATGCAACTCCCGCAGCAATTGACATCACCAGCGATGCAGCCCGGCAACCGCTCATTGCGGAAGCGGACCTGGTACTTTCCCTCCTGCCCCCTGCCCTGCATATTGTAGTCGCCAGGGACTGCCTTAAACTGGGCAAAAATCTCATTACGGCCTCTTACATCGACCCGGAAATAAGGCAGCTCGCGCCGGACATCGAAAAAGCAGGCCTCCTGTTCATGTATGAAATGGGCCTCGACCCTGGCATCGATCATATGTCGGCCATGAAGCTGATCCACTCGATCGAAAAGAAGGGCGGACAGATCTACGCCTTCAAATCGTATTGCGGCGGACTCGTTTCGCCCGAAAGCAATGATAATCCCTGGCAGTACAAGGTGTCCTGGAACCCACGGAATATCGTGCTGGCCGGCTCCTCAGGCGCCATCTACCGGGAAAAGGGGAAGATTAAAGATATTCCCTACGAAACGCTGTTCGACCAGGCTAAAACGGTTATGGTACCGGGCATTGGCAAACTGGCGTTCTATCCTAATCGAGATTCGCTCAATTACGTGGAAGTGTATCAGCTCGAAAATATACCCACTTTTATGCGGGCCACCCTGCGCTATCCTGACTTTATAGAGGGCTGGAGCGCCATCGTGAAATTAGGGCTTACTGCCGAGGGCGGGCCGTTCAATACCGATAACATGACTTACTTCAAGTGGGCCGCTCAAAAGGTGACGCTTGATAAACACCTGAGCAACGAGGAAAACATCGCAGGCTTCCTGGGCGTGTCCAGCAAGTCGAAACTCATTCGCCAGCTTAAGTTTTTGGGGATTTTAAACGGGGAAATGATTAATTTAGGAGAGCAAACGAACGTGAGCCTCCTGCAACACATCCTCGAAACGAAACTTCGCATGGAGCCTGCCGATAAAGACATGATCGTGATGCTGCACGAAATTGAGTTTGAGCGACGCAACATGGCCACCCGCCTGCACAGCTATATGATCGCGCAAGGGGAAGATAATCTTCGCACGGCAATGGCTAAGACAGTAGGTTTACCCATGGGTATACTGGCGAAACTGATGCTGAGCGATAAGGTTGAATTAACAGGGCTGCACATCCCTGTAATGCCCGAAATTTATAACCCGGTCCTTCGGGAACTGGAAGACTACGATATCAGGTTTGAAGAGAGTTTTGAGTAG
- a CDS encoding Rrf2 family transcriptional regulator gives MNNGRFAISVHILTLLACEDGLVSSEYLAGSMKVNPVLVRKELANLRNFGLVESKEGKGGGSTLAKPANSIRMSDVYEAVKPATLLGKNRNEPNPECTVGRQINDHLDALYAEAEASLLKSLGKKTLAEFVRQFH, from the coding sequence ATGAATAACGGCAGATTTGCCATATCAGTTCACATTTTAACCTTACTTGCTTGCGAAGATGGGTTGGTGTCGTCCGAGTATTTAGCGGGCAGCATGAAAGTCAATCCCGTACTGGTAAGGAAAGAACTGGCCAATCTGCGCAATTTTGGTTTAGTGGAAAGTAAGGAAGGCAAGGGAGGCGGAAGTACCCTGGCCAAACCGGCAAACAGCATCAGGATGTCGGACGTTTATGAAGCTGTTAAACCCGCTACCTTACTAGGGAAAAATCGAAATGAGCCCAACCCCGAGTGCACCGTGGGCAGGCAAATTAACGACCACCTGGACGCGCTTTATGCAGAGGCGGAAGCCTCGCTGCTGAAGAGCCTGGGTAAAAAGACCCTTGCCGAATTCGTACGGCAGTTTCACTAA
- a CDS encoding DUF4349 domain-containing protein, with translation MITRIPIITLVCFLVLTGCRQRQAAAVEAQVAASARAEEEAAVASKQMLEAKDDMVAANSYALADLAIQAAPPVAPPQATITQKIIRNATVSFSVDNYEKIKAQIRQSITGHKGYISSENETRNDLEARTTMQVRVPADKFDACLAGLAGFAKQLDEKNITSEDVTKQYVDTEARMLARKAVEQRYLAILQKAGKVEDILAVEEKLNETREEIEAAEASLRYMDQQVAMSTITLNFYQPFAQTVHNTPGFFGRLGISLKEGWNNVLDAALGVTAAWPAWLLLIVAFFAGKRIYKRFKKEKTVAV, from the coding sequence ATGATTACGCGCATTCCGATTATCACCTTAGTTTGTTTTTTAGTGCTGACTGGTTGCCGCCAAAGACAGGCGGCTGCGGTGGAAGCCCAGGTAGCGGCTTCGGCAAGGGCGGAAGAAGAAGCAGCCGTGGCATCGAAACAGATGCTGGAGGCGAAGGACGACATGGTTGCTGCCAACTCGTACGCGCTTGCGGACCTTGCGATACAGGCAGCCCCGCCAGTTGCGCCGCCCCAGGCCACCATTACACAAAAAATCATTCGCAATGCGACCGTCAGCTTTTCCGTTGACAACTATGAAAAGATCAAAGCGCAGATACGTCAATCGATCACCGGTCACAAAGGTTACATCTCCTCCGAAAACGAAACCCGCAACGATCTCGAGGCCCGCACTACGATGCAGGTACGCGTACCCGCCGACAAGTTCGACGCCTGCCTGGCAGGATTAGCCGGCTTCGCCAAACAGCTCGACGAAAAAAACATTACCTCAGAAGATGTGACCAAACAATATGTAGATACCGAAGCCCGCATGCTCGCCCGCAAAGCTGTAGAGCAACGGTACCTGGCCATTCTGCAGAAAGCAGGTAAAGTGGAAGACATACTTGCGGTAGAAGAAAAGCTGAATGAAACCCGTGAAGAGATTGAAGCAGCTGAGGCATCGCTCCGTTACATGGACCAGCAGGTAGCGATGAGCACCATCACCCTTAATTTTTATCAACCGTTTGCACAAACTGTACATAACACGCCGGGCTTCTTCGGCAGACTAGGCATTTCGTTGAAAGAAGGCTGGAATAATGTGTTGGATGCGGCACTTGGCGTCACCGCCGCCTGGCCTGCATGGCTGCTGTTGATCGTGGCTTTCTTCGCGGGCAAACGCATCTACAAACGTTTCAAAAAAGAAAAAACAGTGGCGGTATAA
- a CDS encoding NADP-dependent oxidoreductase, whose product MKAIAVAHFGDTPLLMDLPRPEVKPGCILIRIAAAAVNPYDWKLVDGIMKDHMPHVFPLIMGNDGAGVVEEVGAGVTRFKTGDKVYGQFLHKPVGEGAYAEYVVVPEKAAITIAPGNIPLEDAAAAPTAGMTAIQLVEAAELAAGQVLLIVGGTGGVGSFAIQVAASNGIHVIATVSSEEGATRVKALGAKETINYMEAPVDEQLKKLHPNGIDALIDTVNDKSKFEALSEQVKKGKVTLTTKFVTNDFFLKDQKLHGGNFETKSTVEEMEKLTSLLQQGTLKVPVESRIPLEEAPVAVAQSRMGKGKGKTVIVIN is encoded by the coding sequence ATGAAAGCCATAGCAGTAGCACATTTCGGCGATACCCCACTCTTAATGGACCTGCCAAGACCGGAAGTAAAACCCGGATGTATTTTGATACGCATTGCTGCAGCAGCCGTGAATCCTTACGACTGGAAATTAGTAGATGGCATCATGAAAGATCATATGCCGCACGTGTTCCCGCTGATCATGGGCAATGATGGCGCAGGTGTGGTAGAGGAAGTAGGGGCGGGGGTTACGCGCTTTAAAACGGGCGATAAAGTGTACGGACAATTCCTTCACAAGCCCGTTGGCGAAGGCGCTTATGCAGAATACGTGGTGGTACCTGAAAAGGCCGCAATTACGATCGCGCCAGGTAATATTCCTTTGGAAGATGCAGCTGCTGCACCCACCGCCGGTATGACCGCGATCCAACTCGTGGAGGCAGCTGAATTAGCCGCCGGACAGGTATTGTTGATCGTTGGTGGTACAGGGGGCGTAGGCTCGTTTGCCATACAGGTAGCAGCCAGTAACGGGATACACGTAATCGCCACTGTGTCGTCGGAAGAAGGAGCAACGCGTGTAAAGGCATTGGGGGCGAAAGAAACAATTAACTACATGGAGGCGCCGGTGGACGAGCAGCTGAAGAAATTACATCCTAATGGTATTGATGCGCTGATCGACACGGTGAACGATAAAAGTAAGTTTGAAGCGCTCAGCGAGCAGGTGAAAAAAGGCAAGGTAACGCTCACGACTAAATTTGTAACGAACGATTTCTTCCTGAAAGACCAAAAACTACACGGCGGCAACTTCGAAACGAAAAGCACCGTTGAGGAGATGGAGAAGTTGACCTCCCTGCTTCAACAGGGTACGCTGAAGGTACCAGTGGAAAGCCGCATTCCGCTGGAAGAAGCGCCCGTGGCGGTAGCACAGAGTAGGATGGGCAAAGGGAAGGGGAAAACGGTGATCGTTATTAATTAA